In one Brassica oleracea var. oleracea cultivar TO1000 chromosome C9, BOL, whole genome shotgun sequence genomic region, the following are encoded:
- the LOC106318256 gene encoding uncharacterized protein LOC106318256: MDSNHSILFVAFLILCLTVNGVTGYATVTGTVFCDQCKDGEKSLFDFPVSGIKVSVTCLDENGQVYMSRKETTNWLGGYVMRFDGTPDLTNCYAQVSDNGAQQGSSSSCSIASGPAQKLKLLFSFFGIETFVVDALLAQPVQPMSSCPKPPPAPVMPPPQAKLPPLPPIAQVPVLPSPKAPAMSPPPATSPPQFKLPPFPPIPPVPFVDPSACSHKLWIRPEYRCYWKVIGPDTKVAVAFGLVAGRRYGNDMTVREALKGRGEAYKTLLREATTALLNSYNSLGFPYNSVAVITYTNMALLGNSQHDVLMTAIRFIKANSGTCKFTVCK; encoded by the exons ATGGATTCAAATCATAGTATCCTCTTTGTGGCCTTTCTTATTCTATGCTTAACTGTGAATGGAGTTACCGGATATGCCACGGTCACTGGCACGGTATTTTGTGACCAGTGCAAGGATGGAGAGAAATCTTTGTTCGATTTTCCCGTCTCCG GAATCAAGGTTAGTGTCACATGTTTGGATGAAAATGGACAAGTCTACATGTCAAGAAAAGAGACCACTAACTGGCTTGGAGGATATGTGATGAGATTCGACGGGACACCGGATCTAACCAACTGTTATGCTCAGGTTTCAGACAATGGAGCTCAACAAGGCTCAAGTAGTAGTTGCAGCATCGCTTCAGGTCCTGCGCAGAAACTTAAACTATTGTTTAGTTTCTTTGGGATTGAAACGTTCGTTGTGGATGCCCTTCTTGCTCAGCCGGTTCAGCCAATGTCTTCTTGTCCTAAACCACCACCGGCTCCGGTCATGCCTCCTCCTCAGGCTAAGCTTCCACCTTTGCCTCCAATTGCTCAAGTCCCGGTCTTACCTTCTCCTAAGGCCCCGGCCATGAGTCCTCCTCCAGCTACATCGCCACCTCAATTTAAGCTTCCACCTTTTCCTCCAATCCCTCCAGTTCCATTTGTAGATCCCTCAGCTTGTTCTCACAA GTTATGGATAAGACCTGAGTACAGATGCTACTGGAAGGTGATAGGTCCAGACACGAAGGTCGCGGTCGCGTTTGGACTAGTAGCCGGGAGGAGATATGGTAATGATATGACTGTACGGGAAGCGCTTAAAGGGAGAGGAGAAGCCTACAAGACTCTCCTTAGGGAAGCAACAACTGCATTACTCAATTCATACAACTCTCTTGGCTTTCCTTATAACTCCGTCGCTGTGATCACATATACAAATATGGCTCTCCTTGGGAACTCGCAGCATGATGTTCTCATGACAGCTATCCGTTTCATCAAGGCTAACTCGGGGACTTGCAAATTCACAGTCTGCAAGTGA
- the LOC106318254 gene encoding protein NUCLEAR FUSION DEFECTIVE 4-like: MGILRSSSSSSALKWLGFVTAVWVQSISGNNYTFSNYSGALKSLMNLNQLQLNNLSVAKDVGKAFGILAGLASDRLSTPVILLIGSLEGLLGYGVQWLVVSRTITPLPYWQMCIFLCMGGNSTTWMNTAVLVTCIRNFRRNRGPVSGILKGYVGLSTAIFTDLCTALFSNDPASFLVLLAVVPFAVCLTAVFFLREIPPASSADEESEETRYFAVFNILAVVVAVYLQSYDIIGIKTGVFSVAFASVLLFLLFSPIAIPFHSFIRSLNRGEEQDVEGRIQEPLLRSAEKEEVVVEEENPVEERKRPALGEEHTIMEAMLTVDFWVLFVSFLCGVGTGLAVMNNMGQIGLALGYTDVSIFVSMTSIWGFFGRILSGTLSEHFLKKAGTPRPLWNAASQILMAVGYLLMALAVPNSLYIGSMVVGVCYGVRLAITVPTASELFGLKYYGLIYNILVLNLPLGSFLFSGLLAGFLYDAEATPTPGGGNTCVGAHCYRLIFLVMALASIIGVGLDILLAYRTKEIYAKIHASKKAKSSGSDLS; the protein is encoded by the exons ATGGGTATTCTGAGATCTTCCTCCTCTTCTTCTGCACTGAAATGGCTTGGATTTGTGACGGCGGTTTGGGTTCAATCCATCTCCGGCAACAACTACACTTTCTCCAACTACTCTGGCGCTCTGAAGTCACTCATGAACCTCAACCAGCTCCAGCTCAACAACCTCTCGGTCGCTAAAGACGTCGGAAAAGCCTTTGGAATCCTCGCTGGCCTGGCCTCCGACCGTCTTTCCACTCCAGTGATCCTCCTTATCGGCTCTTTAGAAGGTCTTCTTGGCTATGGTGTACAATGGCTCGTCGTTAGCCGCACCATCACCCCTCTCCCTTACTGGCAG ATGTGTATATTCCTCTGTATGGGAGGAAACAGCACGACGTGGATGAACACGGCGGTTCTTGTTACTTGCATACGAAACTTCCGGCGAAACCGTGGTCCGGTCTCCGGGATCTTGAAAGGATACGTCGGTCTAAGCACGGCTATTTTCACCGATCTCTGCACTGCTCTCTTCTCAAACGATCCGGCGTCGTTCCTCGTTTTACTCGCGGTGGTGCCTTTCGCAGTCTGTCTCACGGCGGTTTTCTTCCTCCGTGAGATCCCTCCGGCTTCTTCCGCCGACGAGGAGAGCGAAGAGACCCGTTACTTCGCCGTGTTCAACATCCTAGCAGTCGTTGTCGCTGTCTACCTCCAGTCTTACGACATCATCGGAATCAAAACCGGAGTGTTCTCGGTCGCTTTCGCCTCCGTACTTCTATTCCTCTTGTTCTCTCCGATCGCCATACCTTTCCACTCGTTCATCCGAAGCTTAAACCGCGGTGAAGAACAAGACGTGGAAGGACGGATTCAAGAACCGTTGCTCAGATCGGCGGAGAAGGAAGAAGTAGTTGTAGAAGAGGAGAATCCTGTGGAGGAGAGGAAGAGGCCGGCGTTGGGAGAAGAACACACGATAATGGAAGCGATGCTGACGGTCGATTTTTGGGTGCTGTTCGTCTCGTTCTTGTGTGGTGTAGGAACTGGTTTAGCAGTGATGAACAACATGGGCCAGATTGGGCTTGCACTTGGTTACACAGACGTCTCGATCTTCGTCTCCATGACTAGTATTTGGGGCTTCTTCGGTCGTATTCTTTCCGGTACACTCTCCGAACACTTTCTCAA GAAAGCTGGAACACCAAGACCACTATGGAACGCAGCATCTCAAATCCTCATGGCTGTAGGGTATCTACTAATGGCTTTAGCTGTGCCCAATTCACTTTACATCGGTTCAATGGTGGTCGGAGTTTGTTATGGTGTCCGTCTAGCTATTACCGTACCCACAGCATCAGAACTCTTTGGTCTCAAATACTATGGTCTCATCTACAACATCTTAGTACTTAACTTGCCACTCGGCTCGTTCCTCTTCTCTGGTCTTCTCGCTGGGTTCCTCTACGATGCAGAGGCTACACCAACTCCTGGTGGGGGCAACACTTGCGTCGGAGCTCATTGTTACCGTCTCATCTTCTTGGTGATGGCTTTAGCTTCTATTATTGGAGTCGGTTTAGATATTCTGTTGGCTTATAGGACAAAGGAGATTTATGCTAAGATTCATGCTAGCAAAAAGGCCAAAAGTTCTGGTAGTGACCTTAGTTAA